Proteins from a single region of Verrucomicrobiia bacterium:
- a CDS encoding urate hydroxylase PuuD, with translation MALNDLYSNLHLLFRWLHVIAGITWIGHLYFFNFVNIPLQGAMDDATKKAVNPKLMPRALWWFRWGAMVTFVMGWILFTQVYMYTPGKGFGPSELFMNSGRITDRAVWILMGMSFATMMWYNVWFKIWPTQKKILSGQLQGDALTAGRALAGKASRMNTYMSGPMLFGMLAPSHYGAVNPLTLVVVIAFGLFAIWAAYNTSKTAGATV, from the coding sequence CCTGCACTTACTTTTCCGCTGGCTCCACGTCATCGCGGGCATCACCTGGATCGGCCACCTGTATTTCTTCAACTTCGTCAACATTCCCCTGCAGGGCGCGATGGACGATGCCACGAAGAAGGCCGTCAATCCCAAGCTCATGCCGCGCGCCCTCTGGTGGTTCCGCTGGGGCGCCATGGTGACCTTCGTCATGGGCTGGATCCTCTTCACCCAGGTTTACATGTACACGCCCGGCAAAGGCTTTGGCCCGAGCGAGCTGTTCATGAACAGCGGCCGGATCACGGACCGCGCGGTGTGGATTCTGATGGGCATGTCGTTCGCCACCATGATGTGGTACAACGTGTGGTTCAAGATCTGGCCCACGCAGAAAAAGATTCTGAGCGGCCAGCTGCAGGGCGATGCGCTGACCGCAGGACGCGCCTTGGCCGGAAAAGCCTCGCGCATGAACACTTACATGTCCGGACCCATGCTGTTCGGCATGCTGGCGCCTTCGCACTACGGCGCCGTGAACCCGCTCACGCTCGTGGTCGTCATTGCCTTCGGCCTTTTCGCGATTTGGGCCGCGTACAATACTTCCAAGACAGCCGGAGCCACGGTTTAA
- a CDS encoding NUDIX domain-containing protein → MAETRETISAGGIVLNPKGEVLLVEQRGKVWSFPKGHVEEGETHLETAQREIVEETGIRELEFVREVGRYRRPKIGLKGDDMTEIKTLVLFLFRTKETRLKWEDPNIFDARWVPKSKVAGMLYHSKDKEFFLTLVDSL, encoded by the coding sequence ATGGCCGAAACCCGAGAAACGATAAGCGCGGGAGGGATCGTGCTGAATCCCAAGGGTGAAGTCCTTCTCGTGGAACAGCGCGGCAAAGTCTGGTCTTTTCCCAAAGGGCATGTCGAAGAAGGCGAGACTCACCTCGAAACCGCGCAGCGCGAAATCGTGGAAGAGACGGGTATCCGCGAGCTGGAGTTTGTCCGCGAGGTGGGGCGCTACCGTCGGCCCAAGATCGGCCTCAAGGGCGATGACATGACCGAAATCAAAACGCTCGTCCTTTTTCTTTTCCGGACGAAAGAGACGCGCCTCAAATGGGAGGACCCGAACATCTTTGACGCGCGCTGGGTCCCGAAATCCAAAGTGGCCGGCATGCTTTATCACTCCAAGGACAAAGAATTTTTCCTGACCCTTGTGGATTCTCTCTAA